DNA sequence from the bacterium genome:
GATTGTACGACGGCAGCCGCGCCGCGCCGAGGTAGCGATGGACGAGCGCGTGGAAGCGCGCCGGCCCGATCAGCCGCGCGATGGCGGGGAACTGCTCGCGCAGCGCGTCCTGCAGACGCGCCGGGTAGCCGTCGACGTACACCGCCACCCGTTCGCGCGGCGCGACGCCGGGCGGCACCGCGAGCCAGCGCCCGAGCGCCGCGCCGGGCACGGCCTCGCCGCCGCGGATCTGCGCCGCCATGGCGCGCTGCAGCTCACGCAGCGAGGGGGCGTGGCGATGGATGCCGTGCAGGCTCATGCGGTGTCTCGCGCCGGGCGCGTTCCGCCTCGGCGTGCAGCCGCGCGAAGGGCGGCAGGTTGGCATCCCACTCGATCAGCGTCGCGGGCGCGCCCAGGCGATCGCAGGCGAAGCGGTAGAGGGCCCACACGTCCTCGTGCACCGGCGCGTCGTGGGTGTCGAACAGGAAGCGGCCGCGATGACTGAAGCCGGCGAGGTGGACGTAGGCGACGCGCGCGGCGGGGATGGCGGCCACGTAGGCGGACGCATCGAAGCCGAGGTTGCGGGCGCTGACGTGGACGTTGTTGACGTCGAGCAGGATGCCACAGTCGGCCTCCGCGGCGAGCGCCGCGAGGAACTCCCACTCCGGCATCGTCGAGTGGCGGAAGCCGAGGTAGGTGGACGGGTTCTCGAGCGCGATGCGGCGGCCGAGCGCCTCCTGCACCCGGCCGACCCGCGCCGCCACGTGGTGCAGCACCTCTTCGGTGTAGGGGAGCGGCAGGAGGTCGTGCAGGGGGCGGCCGTCGACGCCGGTCCAGCACAGGTGATCGCTGACGACCGCCGGGGCGATGCGGTCGACGAGCCCGCGCAGGCGGCGCAGGTAGGCGCGGTCGAGCGGGTCGCTGCCGCCGAGCGACAGGGCGACGCCGTGCAGCGCGACCGGGTAGTCGCGGCGCACCGCCTCGAGCGCGTGCAGCGGCCGGCCACCGGTGTCGAGGTAGTTCTCGGTCAGGGCCTCGAACCAGTCGACCGGCGGCCGCTCCGTCAGCACGTGGTCGTAGTGCTCCGCGCGCAGGCCGACGCCGTAGCCGAGTCGGGGCCAGTCGAGCGACGACATGCGCGCGGTCC
Encoded proteins:
- a CDS encoding DUF692 domain-containing protein; this encodes MSSLDWPRLGYGVGLRAEHYDHVLTERPPVDWFEALTENYLDTGGRPLHALEAVRRDYPVALHGVALSLGGSDPLDRAYLRRLRGLVDRIAPAVVSDHLCWTGVDGRPLHDLLPLPYTEEVLHHVAARVGRVQEALGRRIALENPSTYLGFRHSTMPEWEFLAALAAEADCGILLDVNNVHVSARNLGFDASAYVAAIPAARVAYVHLAGFSHRGRFLFDTHDAPVHEDVWALYRFACDRLGAPATLIEWDANLPPFARLHAEAERARRETPHEPARHPSPRPLAA